From the Streptococcus oralis ATCC 35037 genome, one window contains:
- the sufD gene encoding Fe-S cluster assembly protein SufD, with protein sequence MTKENIKLFSEMHAEPSWLADLRQKAFDKIESLELPVIERVKFHRWNLGDGTITESELSANVPDFTALDNHLKLVQVGTQTVFEQTPVELAEQGVVFTDFHSALEEIPELIEEFFMSSVKYDDDKLAAYHTAYFNSGALLYIPDNVEITEPIEGIFYQDSDSDVPFNKHIMIIAGKNSKISYLERLESRGEGSAKATANITVEVIARSGAQVKFAAIDRLGENVTAYISRRGKLGNDASIDWAIGVMNEGNVVADFDSDLIGNGSHADLKVVALSSGRQVQGIDTRVTNYGCNSIGNILQHGVILEKATLTFNGIGHIIKGAKGADAQQESRVLMLSDQARSDANPILLIDENDVTAGHAASIGQVDPEDMYYLMSRGLDKATAERLVVRGFLGSVIVEIPVKEVRDEMIATIEEKLSKR encoded by the coding sequence ATGACTAAAGAGAATATTAAACTTTTTTCAGAAATGCACGCTGAACCAAGCTGGTTGGCTGACCTCCGTCAAAAAGCTTTTGATAAGATTGAGAGTTTGGAATTACCAGTCATTGAGCGTGTCAAATTTCACCGTTGGAATCTGGGAGATGGAACCATCACAGAAAGTGAACTTTCAGCAAATGTTCCTGACTTCACGGCTCTAGATAATCACTTGAAGTTGGTGCAAGTAGGAACGCAGACTGTTTTTGAACAAACTCCAGTTGAATTGGCTGAACAAGGAGTAGTCTTTACAGACTTTCACTCAGCTTTAGAAGAAATTCCAGAACTTATCGAGGAATTCTTCATGTCATCTGTTAAGTATGATGACGACAAGTTGGCAGCCTACCATACAGCTTATTTCAATAGTGGGGCTCTACTCTACATCCCTGATAATGTTGAGATTACAGAGCCAATCGAAGGAATTTTCTACCAAGACAGTGATAGCGATGTGCCATTTAACAAGCATATTATGATTATCGCTGGTAAAAATTCTAAGATTAGTTATCTTGAACGTCTAGAGTCACGAGGGGAAGGTAGTGCCAAAGCAACTGCTAATATCACAGTCGAAGTGATTGCTCGTTCTGGTGCGCAAGTGAAATTTGCGGCCATTGACCGTTTAGGTGAAAATGTCACTGCCTACATTAGCCGTCGTGGTAAACTAGGAAACGATGCAAGCATTGACTGGGCAATCGGTGTTATGAACGAAGGAAACGTCGTTGCGGACTTTGATAGTGACTTGATTGGTAATGGTAGCCATGCAGATCTCAAGGTCGTAGCACTTTCAAGTGGCCGTCAGGTTCAAGGGATTGATACTCGAGTGACTAACTATGGTTGCAACTCAATCGGAAATATCCTCCAACATGGGGTTATCCTTGAAAAAGCAACATTGACCTTCAATGGTATCGGCCACATTATCAAAGGAGCTAAGGGAGCAGATGCCCAACAAGAGAGCCGTGTTCTCATGCTTTCTGACCAAGCGCGTTCAGATGCCAACCCAATTCTCTTGATTGATGAAAATGACGTAACTGCAGGTCACGCGGCTTCTATCGGTCAGGTGGATCCAGAAGATATGTACTACCTCATGAGCCGTGGCTTGGATAAGGCAACTGCAGAACGCTTGGTTGTTCGAGGTTTCCTTGGATCTGTTATCGTTGAGATTCCAGTCAAAGAAGTTCGTGACGAAATGATTGCAACGATCGAAGAAAAATTGTCAAAACGCTAA
- the sufC gene encoding Fe-S cluster assembly ATPase SufC: MSVLEIKDLHVEIEGKEILKGVNLTLKTGEIAAIMGPNGTGKSTLSAAIMGNPNYEVTKGEVLFDGVNILELEVDERARMELFLAMQYPSEIPGITNAEFLRAAMNAGKEDDEKISVREFITKLDEKMELLNMKEEMAERYLNEGFSGGEKKRNEILQLLMLEPTFALLDEIDSGLDIDALKVVSKGVNAMRGEGFGAMIITHYQRLLNYITPDVVHVMMEGRVVLSGGPELAARLEREGYAKLAEELGYDYKEEL, translated from the coding sequence ATGTCAGTATTAGAGATCAAAGATCTTCACGTTGAGATTGAAGGAAAAGAAATTTTGAAAGGGGTCAATCTGACTCTGAAAACAGGAGAAATCGCAGCTATCATGGGACCAAATGGTACTGGTAAATCGACTCTTTCTGCAGCTATCATGGGGAACCCTAACTATGAAGTTACCAAAGGTGAGGTTTTATTTGATGGTGTAAACATCCTTGAGTTGGAAGTAGACGAGCGAGCGCGTATGGAACTTTTCCTGGCTATGCAATATCCATCTGAAATTCCTGGAATTACCAATGCAGAGTTTCTTCGTGCAGCCATGAATGCTGGTAAAGAAGATGATGAAAAGATTTCGGTTCGTGAGTTCATCACTAAACTAGACGAGAAAATGGAATTGCTCAACATGAAAGAAGAAATGGCAGAGCGTTACCTCAACGAAGGTTTCTCTGGTGGTGAGAAAAAACGTAATGAAATTCTTCAACTCTTGATGTTGGAACCAACTTTTGCCCTTTTGGATGAGATTGACTCAGGTCTTGATATTGACGCTCTTAAAGTTGTATCGAAAGGTGTCAATGCTATGCGTGGTGAAGGCTTTGGTGCTATGATCATCACACACTACCAACGTCTTTTGAACTACATCACACCAGACGTGGTCCACGTGATGATGGAAGGTCGTGTGGTCCTTTCTGGTGGTCCAGAATTGGCTGCCCGTTTGGAACGTGAAGGATACGCAAAACTAGCTGAAGAACTTGGCTACGACTACAAGGAAGAATTGTAA
- a CDS encoding DUF3272 family protein: protein MTRQQFIVIALFTAAETYFFNEAWMTGRYFMAAFWAILLFRNFRLSYVMGKIVDAIDQHLNRKD, encoded by the coding sequence ATGACTAGACAACAATTTATCGTGATAGCACTATTTACTGCTGCTGAGACTTATTTTTTCAATGAAGCTTGGATGACTGGTCGCTATTTCATGGCAGCATTTTGGGCTATTCTACTTTTTCGAAATTTTAGGTTAAGTTATGTAATGGGTAAAATAGTAGACGCCATTGATCAGCACCTAAACCGCAAGGATTAG
- the dnaX gene encoding DNA polymerase III subunit gamma/tau: protein MYQALYRKYRSQTFSQLVGQEVVAKTLKQAVEQEKISHAYLFSGPRGTGKTSVAKIFAKAMNCPNQVDGEPCNNCYICQAVTEGSLEDVIEMDAASNNGVDEIREIRDKSTYAPSLARYKVYIIDEVHMLSTGAFNALLKTLEEPTQNVVFILATTELHKIPATILSRVQRFEFKSIRTQDITAHIHHILEKEHISSEPDAVEIIARRAEGGMRDALSILDQALSLTQGNALTTAISEEITGTISLSALDDYVAALSQQDVSKALDSLNLLFENGKSMTRFVTDLLQYLRDLLVVQTGSENTHHSPVFMDNLALSQESLFEMIRIATVSLADMKASLQPKIYAEMMTIRLAEIKPEPLLSEAVESEISALRQEVARLKQELANVGTAPKQVAPVPSRPATSKTVYRVDRNKVQAILQEAVENPDLARQNLIRLQNAWGEVIESLAGPDKALLVGSQPVAANEHHAILAFESNFNAGQTMKRDNLNTMFGNILSQAAGFSPEILAISLEEWKEVRAAFSARNKSSQADQEAEEESLIPEGFEFLADKVMIEED from the coding sequence ATGTATCAAGCACTTTATCGAAAATATAGAAGCCAAACTTTTTCACAATTGGTCGGACAAGAAGTTGTGGCTAAAACCCTAAAACAAGCGGTCGAGCAGGAAAAGATTAGTCATGCCTATCTTTTTTCAGGACCTCGTGGGACTGGGAAGACCAGTGTAGCCAAGATTTTTGCCAAGGCTATGAACTGTCCAAACCAAGTGGACGGAGAACCGTGTAATAACTGCTATATCTGTCAGGCTGTGACAGAAGGTAGCTTAGAAGATGTTATCGAAATGGATGCAGCTTCGAATAACGGAGTTGATGAAATCCGAGAAATTCGTGATAAATCTACCTATGCACCTAGTTTGGCACGTTATAAGGTCTATATCATAGACGAGGTTCATATGCTGTCTACAGGAGCTTTTAATGCGCTTTTGAAGACTTTGGAAGAACCAACTCAAAATGTCGTCTTTATCTTGGCGACCACCGAATTGCACAAGATTCCAGCAACTATTTTATCGCGTGTCCAACGTTTTGAGTTTAAATCGATTAGAACGCAAGATATCACAGCACATATTCATCATATTTTAGAAAAAGAGCATATCAGTTCTGAACCAGATGCCGTGGAAATCATTGCAAGACGAGCTGAAGGTGGGATGCGGGATGCCTTGTCTATTCTGGACCAAGCTTTGAGTTTGACGCAAGGGAATGCTTTAACCACAGCTATCTCTGAGGAGATTACAGGCACCATTAGTCTATCAGCACTTGATGACTATGTAGCCGCCTTGTCTCAGCAGGATGTTTCAAAAGCGCTTGATTCTTTGAATCTTTTGTTTGAAAATGGCAAGAGCATGACTCGTTTTGTGACGGATCTTTTACAGTACTTGCGTGATTTACTAGTTGTTCAGACAGGTAGCGAAAATACTCATCATAGTCCAGTTTTTATGGACAATCTAGCTCTTTCTCAGGAAAGTCTCTTTGAAATGATTCGAATAGCGACTGTGAGTTTGGCGGATATGAAAGCTAGCCTGCAACCTAAGATTTATGCTGAGATGATGACCATTCGTTTAGCTGAGATTAAGCCCGAACCATTGCTTTCAGAAGCTGTCGAAAGTGAGATTTCTGCACTGAGACAGGAAGTCGCTCGTCTTAAACAAGAACTTGCCAATGTTGGAACAGCTCCTAAACAAGTGGCGCCAGTCCCTAGCCGTCCAGCCACTTCCAAGACAGTCTATCGAGTAGACCGTAATAAGGTTCAGGCTATCCTACAAGAAGCTGTTGAAAATCCTGATTTGGCACGGCAAAACTTGATTCGCCTTCAGAATGCATGGGGGGAAGTGATCGAAAGCTTAGCTGGTCCTGATAAGGCTCTGCTTGTTGGTTCTCAACCAGTTGCAGCCAACGAACACCATGCTATTTTAGCTTTTGAATCTAATTTCAATGCTGGACAAACCATGAAACGGGATAACCTCAATACCATGTTTGGCAATATTCTTAGCCAGGCGGCTGGATTTTCACCTGAAATCCTGGCAATTTCCCTAGAGGAATGGAAAGAGGTTCGTGCAGCATTTTCAGCTAGAAACAAGTCTTCTCAAGCTGATCAAGAGGCGGAAGAAGAAAGCCTAATTCCAGAAGGATTTGAATTTCTGGCTGATAAAGTCATGATCGAAGAAGACTAA
- a CDS encoding GAF domain-containing protein, whose product MLDSEKQSQYQLLNEELSYLLEGESNVLANLSNASALLKSRFPNTVFAGFYLFDGSELVLGPFQGGVSCIRIPLGKGVCGEAAEFQETVLVGDVSTYPNYISCDSMANSEIVVPLLKNGRLLGVLDLDSSLIDDYNAIDRDYLEQFVAILLEKTEWDFTMFEEKA is encoded by the coding sequence ATGTTAGATTCAGAAAAACAATCACAATATCAATTGTTAAATGAGGAACTCTCTTATTTACTTGAAGGTGAGAGCAATGTTCTTGCCAATCTTTCGAATGCTAGTGCCCTCCTAAAATCTCGCTTTCCGAATACTGTATTTGCAGGGTTTTATCTGTTTGATGGTAGCGAGTTGGTTTTAGGGCCTTTTCAGGGTGGTGTTTCTTGTATTCGCATTCCGCTTGGGAAAGGCGTTTGTGGAGAAGCTGCTGAGTTTCAAGAGACTGTTTTAGTTGGCGATGTGAGCACCTATCCAAACTACATTTCTTGTGATAGTATGGCCAATAGTGAAATCGTGGTTCCCCTGCTCAAGAATGGTCGATTGCTGGGTGTCTTAGACTTGGATTCTTCACTTATTGATGATTACAATGCCATTGACCGTGATTACTTGGAACAATTTGTCGCTATTTTGCTTGAGAAGACAGAATGGGACTTTACGATGTTTGAGGAGAAAGCCTAA
- the rpsA gene encoding 30S ribosomal protein S1, with translation MNEFEDLLNSVSQVEPGDVVSAEVLTVDATQANVAISGTGVEGVLTLRELTNDRDADINDFVKVGEVLDVLVLRQVVGKDTDTVTYLVSKKRLEARKAWDKLVGREEEVVTVKGTRAVKGGLSVEFEGVRGFIPASMLDTRFVRNTERFVGQEFDAKIKEVDPKENRFILSRREVVEAATAAARAEVFGKLAVGDVVTGKVARITSFGAFIDLGGVDGLVHLTELSHERNVSPKSVVTVGEEIEVKILDLNEEEGRVSLSLKATTPGPWDGVEQKLAKGDVVEGTVKRLTDFGAFVEVLPGIDGLVHVSQISHKRIENPKEALTVGQEVTVKVLDVNADAERVSLSIKALEERPAQEEGQKEEKRAARPRRPKRQEKRDFELPETQTGFSMADLFGDIEL, from the coding sequence ATGAACGAATTTGAAGATTTGCTAAATAGCGTTAGCCAAGTTGAGCCTGGTGATGTTGTTAGTGCTGAAGTATTGACAGTTGATGCGACTCAAGCTAACGTTGCAATCTCTGGGACTGGTGTTGAAGGTGTCTTGACTCTTCGCGAATTGACAAACGATCGCGATGCAGATATCAATGACTTTGTGAAAGTAGGAGAAGTATTGGATGTTCTTGTACTTCGTCAAGTAGTTGGTAAAGATACTGATACAGTTACATACCTTGTATCTAAAAAACGCCTTGAAGCTCGCAAAGCATGGGACAAACTTGTAGGACGCGAAGAAGAAGTTGTTACTGTTAAAGGCACTCGTGCTGTTAAAGGTGGACTTTCAGTAGAATTTGAAGGTGTTCGTGGATTCATCCCAGCTTCAATGTTGGATACTCGTTTCGTACGTAACACTGAGCGTTTCGTAGGTCAAGAATTTGATGCTAAAATCAAAGAAGTTGATCCTAAAGAAAACCGCTTCATCCTTTCACGTCGTGAAGTTGTTGAAGCAGCTACTGCAGCAGCTCGTGCTGAAGTATTCGGTAAATTGGCTGTTGGTGATGTCGTAACTGGTAAAGTTGCTCGTATCACAAGTTTCGGTGCTTTCATCGACCTTGGTGGTGTTGATGGATTGGTTCACTTGACTGAATTGTCACACGAACGTAACGTATCACCTAAATCAGTTGTAACTGTTGGTGAAGAAATCGAAGTGAAGATCCTTGATCTTAACGAAGAAGAAGGACGCGTATCACTTTCACTTAAAGCAACAACACCTGGACCATGGGATGGCGTTGAGCAAAAATTGGCTAAAGGTGATGTAGTAGAAGGAACAGTTAAACGTTTGACTGACTTTGGTGCATTTGTTGAAGTATTGCCAGGTATCGATGGACTTGTTCACGTATCACAAATTTCACACAAACGTATCGAAAATCCAAAAGAAGCTCTTACTGTTGGTCAAGAAGTTACTGTTAAAGTACTTGATGTTAACGCTGACGCAGAACGTGTATCACTTTCTATCAAAGCTCTTGAAGAACGTCCAGCTCAAGAAGAAGGACAAAAAGAAGAAAAACGTGCTGCTCGTCCACGTCGTCCAAAACGTCAAGAAAAACGTGATTTCGAACTTCCAGAAACACAAACAGGATTCTCAATGGCTGACTTGTTCGGTGATATCGAACTTTAA
- a CDS encoding DUF2969 domain-containing protein, translated as MSKKDKKIEIQLTDAKVTVGKDSYEGYVLTIGKKVIGEIAELDSQFAIIKNGNVDSFYKKLEKAVEILIENYNLTK; from the coding sequence ATGAGTAAAAAAGATAAGAAAATTGAAATCCAATTAACCGATGCAAAAGTGACTGTTGGAAAAGACAGCTATGAAGGATATGTTTTGACGATCGGGAAAAAGGTTATTGGAGAAATTGCCGAATTAGATAGCCAATTTGCCATCATAAAGAATGGAAATGTCGATAGTTTTTATAAAAAACTTGAAAAAGCTGTGGAAATTTTGATTGAAAACTATAATTTGACAAAATAA
- a CDS encoding branched-chain amino acid aminotransferase, with the protein MKEKHMTVAIDWENLGFAYMKLPYRYIAHYKNGQWDQGELTEDATLHISESSPSLHYGQQAFEGLKAYRTKDGSVQLFRPDENAKRLQRTCDRLLMPQVPTEMFVEACKAVVSANEEYVPPYGTGGTLYLRPLLIGVGDIIGVKPAEEYIFTIFAMPVGNYFKGGLVPTNFLIQDEYDRAAPNGTGAAKVGGNYAASLLPGKMAKSRQFSDVIYLDPSTHTKIEEVGSANFFGITADNEFVTPLSPSILPSITKYSLLYLAEHRLGLTPIEGDVPIDNLDRFVEAGACGTAAVISPIGGIQHGDDFHVFYSETEVGPVTRKLYDELTGIQFGDVDAPEGWIVKVD; encoded by the coding sequence ATAAAGGAGAAACACATGACAGTTGCAATTGATTGGGAAAACCTTGGATTTGCTTATATGAAATTACCTTACCGTTATATCGCTCACTACAAAAATGGTCAATGGGATCAAGGAGAATTGACAGAGGATGCAACCTTGCATATTTCAGAGTCTTCTCCAAGTCTCCACTATGGACAGCAAGCATTTGAGGGATTGAAAGCCTATCGTACCAAAGACGGCAGTGTTCAACTGTTCCGTCCTGACGAAAATGCCAAGCGTTTGCAACGTACTTGCGACCGTCTTTTGATGCCACAAGTTCCGACAGAAATGTTTGTAGAAGCTTGTAAAGCAGTTGTGAGTGCAAATGAAGAATACGTCCCACCATATGGAACAGGTGGAACCCTTTATCTTCGTCCACTTTTGATTGGTGTTGGGGATATTATTGGGGTTAAACCTGCAGAAGAGTATATTTTCACCATCTTTGCTATGCCAGTTGGTAACTATTTTAAAGGTGGTTTAGTCCCAACAAATTTCTTGATTCAGGATGAATACGACCGTGCAGCTCCGAATGGTACAGGTGCGGCCAAGGTAGGTGGAAACTATGCTGCAAGTCTCCTCCCAGGTAAAATGGCCAAGTCACGCCAATTTTCAGATGTTATCTACCTAGACCCATCTACACATACAAAGATTGAAGAAGTCGGTTCAGCTAACTTCTTTGGAATTACAGCTGACAATGAATTTGTAACACCATTGAGTCCATCTATCTTGCCATCTATTACCAAGTATTCTTTGCTTTACTTGGCAGAACACCGCTTGGGCTTGACACCGATTGAAGGTGATGTTCCAATTGATAATTTGGATCGTTTTGTAGAGGCAGGTGCTTGTGGAACAGCAGCGGTTATTTCGCCAATTGGAGGCATCCAACATGGCGATGATTTCCATGTTTTCTATAGTGAAACAGAAGTAGGTCCTGTGACACGTAAACTCTATGATGAATTGACTGGTATCCAATTTGGTGATGTAGATGCACCTGAAGGATGGATTGTCAAAGTGGACTAA
- the parC gene encoding DNA topoisomerase IV subunit A yields MSNIQNMSLEDIMGERFGRYSKYIIQDRALPDIRDGLKPVQRRILYSMNKDGNTFDKSYRKSAKSVGNIMGNFHPHGDSSIYDAMVRMSQDWKNREILVEMHGNNGSMDGDPPAAMRYTEARLSEIAGYLLQDIEKKTVPFAWNFDDTEKEPTVLPAAFPNLLVNGSTGISAGYATDIPPHNLAEVIDATVYMIDHPTAKVDKLMEFLPGPDFPTGGIIQGRDEIKKAYETGKGRVVVRSKTEIEKLKGGKEQIVITEIPYEINKANLVKKIDDVRVNNKVAGIAEVRDESDRDGLRIAIELKKDANTELVLNYLFKYTDLQINYNFNMVAIDNFTPRQVGIVPILSSYIAHRREVILARSRFDKEKAEKRLHIVEGLIRVISILDEVIALIRASENKADAKENLKVSYEFTEEQAEAIVTLQLYRLTNTDVVVLQEEEAELREKIAMLAAIIGDERTMYNLMKKELREVKKKFATPRLSTLEDTAKAIEIDTASLIAEEDTYVSVTKAGYIKRTSPRSFAASTLEEIGKRDDDRLIFVQSAKTTQHLLMFTTLGNVIYRPIHELADIRWKDIGEHLSQTITNFETNEEILYAEVVDQFDDATTYFVATRLGQIKRVERKEFSPWRTYKSKSVKYAKLKDETDQIVAVAPIKLDDVLLISQNGYALRFNIEEVPVVGAKATGVKAMNLKADDALQAAFICNTSSFYLLTQRGSLKRVSIEEIPATSRAKRGLQVLRELKNKPHRVFLAGAVAEQGFFGDLFSTEVEENDQTLLVQSNKGTIYESRLQDLNLSERTSNGSFISDTISDEEVFDAYLKEVFKEDKTNS; encoded by the coding sequence ATGAGTAACATTCAAAACATGTCCCTGGAGGACATCATGGGAGAGCGCTTTGGTCGCTACTCCAAATACATCATTCAAGACCGGGCTTTGCCAGATATTCGTGATGGCTTGAAGCCGGTTCAACGTCGTATTCTTTATTCTATGAATAAAGATGGCAATACTTTTGACAAGAGCTACCGTAAGTCTGCCAAGTCAGTCGGGAACATCATGGGGAATTTCCACCCACACGGTGATTCTTCTATCTATGATGCCATGGTTCGTATGTCACAGGACTGGAAAAACCGTGAGATTCTGGTTGAAATGCACGGTAATAACGGTTCTATGGACGGAGATCCGCCTGCGGCTATGCGTTATACCGAGGCTCGTTTGTCTGAGATTGCTGGTTATCTTCTTCAAGATATCGAAAAGAAGACAGTTCCCTTTGCTTGGAACTTTGACGATACCGAGAAAGAACCGACGGTTTTGCCAGCAGCATTTCCAAACCTCTTGGTCAATGGTTCGACTGGGATTTCGGCTGGTTATGCTACAGACATTCCTCCCCATAATTTAGCTGAGGTTATTGATGCGACGGTTTACATGATTGACCACCCAACAGCCAAGGTGGACAAACTCATGGAATTCTTACCTGGGCCAGACTTCCCGACAGGAGGGATTATTCAAGGGCGTGACGAAATAAAGAAGGCTTATGAAACTGGGAAAGGGCGCGTGGTTGTTCGTTCTAAGACGGAGATTGAAAAGCTAAAAGGCGGTAAGGAGCAAATCGTTATCACTGAGATTCCTTATGAAATCAATAAGGCTAATCTAGTTAAGAAAATTGATGATGTTCGTGTCAATAACAAGGTGGCAGGTATTGCTGAGGTTCGTGATGAGTCTGACCGTGACGGTCTTCGTATCGCTATTGAGCTCAAGAAAGATGCTAATACCGAGCTCGTACTCAACTATCTCTTCAAATACACTGACCTTCAAATCAACTACAACTTCAACATGGTGGCGATTGACAATTTCACACCTCGTCAGGTTGGGATTGTCCCAATTTTGTCTAGCTATATCGCCCACCGTCGTGAAGTGATTTTGGCACGTTCCCGCTTTGATAAGGAAAAGGCTGAGAAACGTCTGCATATCGTTGAAGGTTTGATTCGCGTGATTTCGATTTTGGACGAAGTCATTGCCCTTATCCGTGCTTCTGAGAATAAGGCTGACGCCAAGGAAAACCTCAAGGTCAGCTATGAGTTTACAGAAGAGCAGGCTGAAGCTATCGTGACCTTACAACTTTACCGTTTGACCAATACAGACGTGGTTGTCTTGCAGGAAGAAGAAGCAGAACTTCGTGAGAAGATTGCCATGCTGGCGGCGATTATCGGTGATGAACGAACTATGTACAATCTGATGAAGAAAGAACTCCGTGAGGTCAAAAAGAAATTTGCGACTCCACGTTTGAGTACTTTAGAAGACACTGCGAAAGCAATCGAGATTGATACAGCTAGTTTGATTGCCGAGGAAGATACCTATGTCAGCGTGACTAAGGCAGGCTATATCAAACGCACTAGCCCACGTTCCTTTGCCGCTTCCACTCTGGAAGAAATTGGCAAGCGTGATGATGATCGTTTGATCTTTGTTCAATCTGCCAAGACAACCCAGCACCTCTTGATGTTTACAACTCTTGGGAATGTCATCTATCGACCAATCCATGAATTGGCAGACATTCGCTGGAAGGACATCGGAGAGCACTTGAGCCAAACGATTACAAACTTTGAAACTAACGAAGAAATCCTTTATGCAGAAGTAGTGGATCAGTTTGATGATGCGACAACTTATTTTGTAGCGACTCGCCTTGGTCAAATTAAGCGCGTAGAACGCAAAGAATTCTCTCCATGGCGGACCTACAAGTCGAAGTCTGTTAAGTATGCTAAGCTCAAAGACGAGACAGACCAGATTGTAGCAGTAGCACCAATCAAACTGGATGATGTTCTCTTGATTAGTCAAAATGGTTATGCCCTTCGTTTCAATATCGAAGAGGTTCCAGTTGTTGGTGCCAAGGCTACAGGTGTCAAGGCTATGAACCTGAAAGCAGATGATGCGCTTCAGGCAGCCTTTATCTGTAACACCTCATCCTTCTACCTCTTGACCCAACGTGGAAGCTTGAAACGCGTTTCCATTGAGGAAATTCCAGCGACCAGCCGTGCTAAACGAGGCCTACAAGTCTTGCGTGAGTTGAAAAACAAACCGCACCGTGTCTTTTTAGCAGGAGCAGTCGCAGAGCAAGGTTTCTTTGGTGATCTCTTTAGTACAGAAGTAGAAGAAAACGACCAAACGCTGCTTGTCCAATCTAACAAGGGAACAATCTATGAAAGCCGATTGCAAGATTTGAATTTGTCTGAACGCACTAGCAATGGAAGCTTTATTTCAGACACGATTTCAGATGAAGAAGTTTTCGATGCTTACCTCAAAGAAGTCTTTAAAGAGGACAAAACAAATTCGTAA
- a CDS encoding aminoglycoside 6-adenylyltransferase: protein MKNNSIKDMCRQYRSEVQMLRLILQVAENIQVEAVAMSGSRTNPKAPKDEFQDYDVVYVVDDLDNLTSDLSWLDQFGKRIIEQHNVLGNRRLYLMLFEDGNRIDLTLCPKDHIQEWVDSEADYTVLKDEKGLFESYTTSPQRYWTNPASQTDFEKACNEFWWVSAYVVKGICRKQAIYATNHLYGICQQELLKVLAWRVAADRGTIDIGKNYKYLFNYLPAEKEKEFSNLLDFSSSDKITQSLFATMNLFHQEAQSLAQKMGFNYDKEVAEKMIQYAEERLSDHQLNKVYNLKD from the coding sequence ATGAAAAATAATTCTATAAAAGATATGTGCAGACAATATAGAAGTGAAGTGCAAATGCTGAGATTGATTTTACAGGTAGCCGAAAATATACAAGTAGAAGCTGTCGCCATGTCTGGTTCACGGACAAATCCAAAAGCACCAAAAGACGAGTTTCAAGACTATGATGTTGTTTATGTCGTGGACGACTTAGATAATCTGACGAGTGACCTTTCTTGGTTAGACCAGTTTGGCAAACGTATTATTGAGCAGCATAATGTCCTAGGCAACCGTCGACTTTATCTGATGCTATTTGAAGATGGAAATCGGATTGATTTGACCCTCTGCCCCAAAGACCACATTCAAGAGTGGGTGGATAGTGAAGCTGATTATACAGTTTTGAAAGATGAGAAAGGCTTGTTTGAGTCCTATACTACAAGTCCTCAACGTTACTGGACAAATCCAGCTAGTCAGACAGATTTCGAAAAAGCCTGCAATGAATTTTGGTGGGTGTCAGCCTACGTGGTTAAAGGGATTTGTCGCAAGCAAGCCATCTATGCCACGAATCATCTCTACGGAATTTGTCAACAAGAACTCTTGAAGGTCTTGGCTTGGCGAGTTGCAGCAGATAGGGGGACGATTGATATTGGCAAGAACTATAAATATCTCTTTAACTATTTACCTGCTGAGAAAGAGAAGGAATTCTCAAATCTACTTGATTTTTCAAGTAGTGACAAAATCACTCAATCTTTGTTTGCTACGATGAACCTTTTCCACCAAGAGGCTCAGTCCCTTGCTCAAAAAATGGGATTTAACTACGATAAAGAAGTAGCTGAGAAGATGATTCAGTATGCTGAGGAGAGACTTTCAGATCACCAACTAAATAAAGTATATAATTTAAAAGATTAA